A genomic window from Cyanobacteria bacterium FACHB-DQ100 includes:
- a CDS encoding DUF3153 domain-containing protein, giving the protein MIAKLSRFLKHCVILLVVCLVTTGCVNYDVGIQFNSPNRGAIVQRIQLDDRLSTFTSGTAQTWLANLDQRVKRLQGKTLKLSNQEVLATIPFSNGQDLEKKFNQYFSAELAAKIRNKKPLDLPKIDSKLVVKQGNFILFERTRLIYDVDLRSLGIPAPDGSALVNPNSLLDLQFSLDAPWGAKSITKGAVRREGKQLIWTLQPGQQNHIEAAFWMLNPLGIGTVMVAAIVAVGIYFKNQQLPPAAKPAS; this is encoded by the coding sequence ATGATTGCAAAACTCTCTCGGTTTTTGAAACATTGCGTCATCTTACTGGTTGTCTGTCTGGTGACGACTGGATGTGTCAACTATGATGTCGGGATTCAGTTTAATAGCCCAAACCGGGGCGCAATCGTACAGCGAATCCAACTCGACGATCGCTTAAGCACGTTTACGAGCGGAACAGCGCAAACTTGGTTAGCCAACCTTGATCAGCGAGTCAAACGACTGCAAGGAAAAACGCTCAAACTTTCAAACCAAGAAGTTTTGGCAACCATTCCATTTAGCAATGGGCAGGATTTAGAGAAGAAATTTAATCAGTATTTTAGTGCTGAGCTGGCTGCGAAAATCCGTAACAAAAAGCCTTTAGATTTGCCGAAGATTGATTCTAAATTAGTGGTAAAACAAGGCAATTTTATTCTATTTGAGCGGACGCGATTAATTTACGATGTGGATTTACGATCGCTCGGTATCCCTGCTCCTGATGGTAGTGCTTTAGTCAATCCAAATTCACTCTTAGATTTGCAATTTAGTTTAGATGCACCCTGGGGTGCGAAGAGCATCACAAAAGGGGCTGTCCGTCGCGAGGGTAAGCAGTTAATTTGGACGCTTCAGCCCGGACAACAAAATCATATTGAAGCTGCATTCTGGATGTTAAACCCATTAGGAATTGGAACCGTAATGGTTGCTGCGATCGTTGCTGTTGGAATCTACTTTAAAAATCAGCAATTACCGCCTGCGGCAAAGCCAGCGAGTTAA
- a CDS encoding AI-2E family transporter yields MARRQPDLQRWLVIGLIGPIAALNIWLLSQLFTYFDHLIAVLTIAAILSFLLDYPVRAFQKVRIKRQGAIVIVILITIALLAILTLTLMPILLAQTSQLLEKIPGWLESSRLNLDAWDSWAKARNYPIDLKGFGSRLSTQIENQIQNFAPQALGLALGTVTGLVDTILVIVLAFYMLLYGEKLWQGLLNLIPPKLAVPFGESLRKNFHNFFLSQILLALFMALAVIPVFTALKVPFTLVFALIIGVAEIIPFIGAALGIGVVTLLVAFQSGWLALQVAFAAIVLQQIRDNLLAPKIMGDFTGLNPLWIFIALLIGLQVAGVLGIIVAVPVAGTIKGTIDAIRLADSTIIVEPETKLPPLD; encoded by the coding sequence ATGGCGCGTCGTCAACCTGATTTACAACGATGGTTAGTGATTGGATTGATTGGCCCGATCGCTGCTCTGAATATTTGGTTGTTAAGCCAGCTTTTCACTTATTTTGATCATTTAATTGCGGTGTTGACGATCGCAGCAATTCTGTCATTTCTGCTAGATTATCCAGTCCGCGCTTTCCAAAAAGTAAGAATTAAACGCCAAGGTGCGATCGTCATCGTTATTTTGATTACGATCGCACTTCTGGCAATCCTAACGCTGACTCTGATGCCGATTCTATTGGCTCAAACCTCGCAATTACTCGAAAAAATCCCCGGTTGGTTAGAATCGAGTCGATTGAATTTGGATGCTTGGGATAGTTGGGCAAAAGCGCGAAATTATCCGATCGATCTCAAAGGTTTTGGCAGTCGATTAAGCACTCAGATCGAGAACCAAATTCAAAACTTTGCGCCGCAAGCATTAGGTCTTGCGTTGGGAACAGTGACCGGATTAGTAGACACAATCTTAGTCATTGTTTTGGCATTTTATATGCTGCTATATGGAGAAAAACTTTGGCAGGGATTGCTTAATTTAATTCCGCCTAAGCTTGCTGTGCCTTTTGGTGAATCACTGCGGAAGAATTTTCATAACTTTTTCTTGAGCCAAATTCTTCTAGCGCTATTTATGGCATTAGCAGTCATTCCCGTATTTACTGCTTTAAAGGTTCCATTTACTTTAGTTTTTGCCTTAATCATCGGTGTTGCTGAAATTATTCCATTCATTGGTGCGGCGCTTGGAATCGGAGTGGTAACGCTGTTGGTCGCGTTTCAGAGTGGCTGGCTAGCGTTGCAGGTGGCGTTTGCGGCTATCGTTCTTCAGCAAATTCGCGACAACCTGCTTGCTCCGAAAATTATGGGAGACTTTACCGGGCTGAATCCGCTTTGGATTTTTATCGCGTTGTTAATCGGGCTGCAAGTGGCGGGCGTGTTAGGAATTATTGTTGCGGTTCCCGTTGCCGGCACGATTAAGGGCACGATCGATGCGATTCGGCTTGCGGACTCTACGATCATTGTTGAACCTGAAACCAAACTGCCACCGCTTGATTAG
- a CDS encoding DUF1257 domain-containing protein, whose protein sequence is MSHFSQIKTQIRNLTSLQSALSDLGMDWKSGPRDVRGYRGQTQAAEVVIEQDNGYDVGFAWNGHEYELVADLQFWKLDHSVDRFLSKVTQRYAYHTIVNESAQKGFQLSEQQKNEDGSIRLVLQRWSA, encoded by the coding sequence ATGTCACACTTTAGCCAAATTAAAACACAAATCCGCAATCTGACTTCTTTGCAGTCCGCCCTGTCTGATCTGGGCATGGACTGGAAATCTGGCCCCCGTGATGTCCGAGGTTATCGCGGTCAGACTCAAGCTGCGGAAGTCGTCATCGAGCAGGATAACGGCTACGATGTCGGATTTGCCTGGAACGGTCACGAGTATGAATTGGTTGCCGACCTGCAATTCTGGAAGCTCGATCATTCAGTTGATCGTTTCTTAAGCAAGGTGACGCAGCGTTACGCGTATCACACGATCGTCAACGAAAGCGCTCAAAAGGGCTTCCAGTTGTCTGAGCAGCAAAAGAATGAAGATGGTTCGATTCGTCTCGTCCTACAACGCTGGAGTGCGTAA
- a CDS encoding DUF4335 domain-containing protein has protein sequence MANLARSLTARLSELTCLTVEPMPSPNSVIRRYTPPTCTLEIAAKDSPLSRWMGQSVLKNLRFKLSFDDPRVSEDQWATVRGDRVQLEALSDAVSHYVQNFLSQSSRFRQYSTTTVAEPAPDLIAQSQQNSAGIYLQPKGLISHQLYLGTLANDASGAMLQLSAVQLADLAAALDEYSADVTALPTLEKPRWLNATPAWGTIAAGLIVAIGITASIARVFESSAPTQIATSQGASSNDQRLPVQPLPSPTAPNTIATLPTAPPPLTSLPPGTAVPTPGTAPTTPTQPAQAPRLKVSQEPVVTAPPPQLEIPVRDVPVAAIPDQTKAPATPPNAAARSANSDTAPVPPATGDVQIAGRSASSPAAASLQAPPSLAAGTAIPQVAEVKTFFQKNWNPPQGMTEDVEYRLTIKPDGTIDRIEPLGEAAGRFLDSAFPVTGQAFVSPIKGGGSPTIRLRLTPKGVVQTFLEAQ, from the coding sequence TTGGCTAACCTTGCTCGATCGCTCACTGCCCGCCTCTCCGAACTGACGTGCTTAACTGTTGAACCCATGCCCTCACCTAACTCTGTGATTCGCCGTTACACTCCACCCACCTGCACTTTAGAAATTGCCGCGAAAGACTCACCGCTTTCCCGCTGGATGGGACAATCGGTGCTAAAAAATCTTCGCTTTAAACTCAGCTTTGACGATCCACGAGTCAGCGAGGATCAATGGGCTACCGTTCGAGGCGATCGTGTCCAACTCGAAGCCCTCAGCGATGCCGTCAGCCACTACGTTCAAAACTTCCTCAGTCAGTCCAGTCGTTTCAGGCAGTATTCCACAACGACTGTTGCAGAACCCGCTCCCGATTTAATCGCTCAGTCCCAGCAAAATTCTGCGGGAATCTATCTGCAACCCAAGGGTTTAATCTCCCACCAGCTTTATCTCGGCACCCTCGCTAACGATGCTTCGGGCGCAATGCTGCAACTGAGCGCAGTGCAACTCGCAGATCTCGCAGCGGCTCTCGACGAATATTCTGCAGATGTCACAGCTTTACCAACTTTAGAAAAACCTCGTTGGCTCAACGCCACACCCGCCTGGGGCACGATCGCAGCCGGATTAATTGTTGCAATCGGTATTACCGCCTCGATCGCGCGCGTCTTCGAGTCATCTGCCCCAACTCAAATCGCCACCAGTCAAGGAGCCAGCAGCAACGATCAGCGGCTTCCGGTTCAACCTTTGCCGAGTCCGACCGCACCCAACACGATCGCAACCCTGCCAACTGCTCCACCTCCGCTCACTTCCCTGCCTCCCGGTACAGCCGTGCCGACTCCTGGTACCGCTCCGACAACGCCAACCCAGCCTGCTCAAGCTCCAAGGCTTAAAGTCTCTCAAGAACCCGTGGTGACTGCTCCCCCCCCTCAGCTTGAGATTCCCGTGCGAGATGTGCCAGTTGCGGCGATTCCCGACCAGACTAAAGCACCCGCGACTCCGCCAAATGCAGCGGCTCGATCGGCGAATTCCGACACGGCTCCCGTTCCGCCAGCTACCGGAGATGTCCAGATTGCCGGTCGCAGCGCTTCTTCACCTGCTGCTGCTAGTCTTCAAGCTCCCCCCTCTCTTGCAGCAGGAACAGCCATTCCACAAGTTGCCGAAGTGAAAACATTCTTCCAGAAGAACTGGAACCCCCCCCAAGGCATGACCGAGGATGTCGAATATCGCCTCACTATTAAGCCTGATGGCACGATCGATAGAATTGAGCCGTTGGGTGAAGCTGCGGGTCGCTTTCTTGACTCTGCATTTCCGGTTACTGGTCAGGCGTTCGTCTCGCCGATTAAAGGAGGTGGCTCGCCTACAATCCGGTTACGCCTCACTCCAAAAGGTGTCGTTCAAACTTTCCTGGAAGCACAGTAG
- a CDS encoding LapA family protein has product MRQINFLIIFVICLALVFFGIENTEPTTIHVVKDIQVQAPLSIELILAGGIGAVLAWVFSVWSQVQRMVEIRKEVTVRENRIHALEDDLERYKAELEEQQRLLPAAQTVQDAEAREIYAQ; this is encoded by the coding sequence ATGAGACAGATTAACTTTTTAATCATTTTCGTGATTTGTTTGGCTCTGGTTTTTTTCGGAATTGAGAACACTGAACCTACGACGATTCATGTCGTCAAAGATATTCAAGTTCAAGCGCCTTTGTCGATCGAGCTAATTTTAGCGGGTGGAATCGGTGCGGTTTTAGCGTGGGTCTTTAGTGTTTGGTCGCAAGTTCAGCGAATGGTTGAAATTCGTAAAGAAGTGACGGTGCGCGAAAACCGCATTCATGCCCTTGAAGACGACCTTGAGCGCTACAAAGCAGAACTCGAAGAGCAACAACGACTCTTACCCGCCGCCCAAACGGTGCAGGATGCAGAAGCTCGCGAGATTTACGCTCAGTAG
- a CDS encoding serine/threonine protein kinase, whose amino-acid sequence MVPSITPGTLLRQRYLIKQVLGQGGFGRTYLAADQERFNELCVIKEFTVPYRDDTLVEKAKALFQREASTLYQIQHPQIPQFWAAFESDQRLFLVQSYIQGQTYRSLLQARRSQQQTFSEAEILYLLSHLLPVLAYLHDRGIIHRDISPENIILKLPERVIPAEAIPPQGLPVLIDFGAVKEAASHWPIISTMTRVGKIGYAPPEQLQTGNVFPHSDLYALGATCLVLLTGREPQALLDSQTLTWRWQPYTQLSDPLANALQKMLALHPNDRYQSAQAALADVQPLSQAAVKTTLLNPNLEPSQSIDREIAPAARDLSQKQSTTTRKTSLLMATQLGRGIADKPKPGTAKHPNRRLARMNRWAVPSAIASSLIISGGIGLHLFRVTEPLPSTQQIKTDAPFRNKSGITSNGQPQQIQFAPGAISAVVVGNLDERNSESYTLEASQGQFMAVTIEGTGVLMNLLQQNAQPINKSSNQTRSWMGQLPKTGQYTIEVTGTGAYSIDVAIPPASQFVDSKIQHIQFPRGQNQTTVTGEVQPKQGQRYLLKASGRQIMTVRSLKGDVSVAVLAPTGQRVESRSAEAHHWQGRLPMDGEYTVEVTSKRKQSFALAFEIY is encoded by the coding sequence ATGGTGCCCTCTATCACGCCAGGAACCCTGTTACGGCAGCGGTATTTGATCAAACAAGTTCTCGGTCAAGGAGGATTTGGGCGGACTTATCTCGCGGCCGATCAGGAACGCTTCAATGAATTGTGCGTCATCAAAGAGTTCACGGTTCCGTATCGGGATGACACCCTGGTAGAGAAAGCAAAAGCGCTGTTTCAACGGGAAGCGAGTACCCTTTATCAAATTCAGCATCCGCAGATTCCACAGTTTTGGGCAGCGTTTGAGAGCGACCAACGGCTCTTCCTTGTACAGTCTTACATCCAGGGGCAAACTTACCGCAGCCTGCTACAAGCGCGTCGATCGCAACAACAGACGTTCTCTGAGGCTGAGATTCTTTACTTATTGAGTCATTTATTGCCTGTTCTGGCTTATTTACACGATCGCGGCATCATCCACCGAGATATTTCGCCGGAAAATATCATTCTGAAACTGCCGGAGCGCGTAATTCCAGCCGAGGCTATCCCCCCTCAAGGGCTGCCTGTCTTGATTGATTTTGGAGCCGTAAAGGAAGCAGCAAGCCATTGGCCGATCATTTCGACGATGACTCGCGTGGGTAAGATTGGCTATGCTCCACCGGAGCAGCTGCAAACCGGAAATGTCTTTCCGCATAGCGATTTGTATGCGCTAGGTGCAACTTGCTTGGTACTGTTAACTGGACGAGAGCCACAAGCGCTGCTCGATAGCCAAACTTTAACCTGGCGATGGCAGCCCTACACGCAGCTGAGTGATCCACTCGCCAACGCACTTCAGAAAATGCTGGCGCTACATCCAAATGATCGCTATCAATCTGCTCAAGCAGCCTTAGCAGACGTGCAGCCGTTGAGCCAAGCCGCAGTGAAAACAACGCTGCTCAATCCAAACCTGGAACCTTCTCAATCAATCGATCGAGAAATCGCACCCGCAGCGCGGGATCTGAGTCAGAAGCAATCTACTACGACCAGAAAAACTTCTCTGCTGATGGCAACTCAGTTAGGTCGTGGAATAGCAGACAAGCCGAAGCCTGGAACCGCTAAGCATCCAAACAGAAGATTGGCAAGGATGAACCGCTGGGCGGTGCCGAGCGCGATCGCCTCTAGCTTGATCATCTCAGGCGGAATCGGGCTGCATTTATTTAGAGTCACTGAGCCACTCCCCAGCACCCAGCAGATTAAAACCGATGCGCCATTTCGCAACAAATCTGGAATCACCAGTAATGGTCAGCCCCAGCAGATTCAGTTTGCGCCGGGTGCCATTTCGGCAGTAGTAGTGGGAAATTTAGACGAGCGAAATTCTGAGTCTTATACCCTCGAAGCGTCTCAAGGACAGTTTATGGCGGTGACGATCGAGGGAACGGGTGTCCTTATGAACTTGCTTCAGCAAAACGCACAGCCGATCAATAAATCATCGAACCAGACCCGCAGTTGGATGGGTCAGCTGCCAAAAACGGGTCAATATACGATCGAAGTGACTGGAACCGGAGCATATTCGATAGATGTGGCAATTCCACCCGCTTCTCAGTTTGTAGACTCCAAGATTCAGCATATCCAGTTTCCTAGGGGTCAGAATCAAACCACTGTCACCGGGGAAGTTCAACCAAAACAAGGACAACGATACTTGCTCAAGGCATCTGGTCGTCAGATTATGACAGTTCGTTCACTCAAGGGCGATGTTTCTGTGGCTGTGCTGGCTCCGACAGGACAGCGAGTTGAGAGCCGTTCAGCAGAGGCACACCACTGGCAGGGGCGATTGCCGATGGATGGAGAATACACGGTTGAAGTCACCTCAAAGCGCAAGCAATCCTTTGCTCTAGCATTCGAGATTTATTAA
- a CDS encoding DUF3038 domain-containing protein, protein MTSIVQPSASPSNWENHHLSAQPNPDQLDNIKAQLDLILLAIEAIANLSSEAMLQAATELNLESMISDRVSLWRLRQSSPLRKGQGGRKKLDVDEARALTLIICHLAKQQNELIRRAVALLEQLTEQNREPHQAALLGNYLDTFQNTYQERMEQGDTVSTEILTQLALKLLIDLLFYGSPQGVRRLWLTLLDRSLPASPN, encoded by the coding sequence ATGACCTCGATTGTGCAGCCCTCCGCCTCTCCCTCCAACTGGGAAAACCATCACCTTTCCGCCCAGCCCAATCCCGACCAGTTAGACAACATCAAAGCTCAACTGGATCTGATTTTGCTGGCGATCGAAGCGATCGCCAATCTCTCCTCAGAAGCCATGCTGCAAGCGGCAACTGAATTGAATCTCGAATCGATGATTAGCGATCGTGTCTCACTCTGGCGGCTGAGGCAATCGAGTCCCTTGCGGAAAGGACAAGGCGGACGCAAAAAACTGGATGTCGATGAAGCAAGGGCACTCACGCTGATTATCTGTCACCTCGCAAAACAGCAAAATGAACTGATTCGTCGTGCTGTGGCTCTGCTCGAACAACTCACCGAGCAAAATCGCGAACCCCATCAAGCGGCGCTCTTAGGCAACTACCTGGACACCTTCCAAAACACCTACCAAGAGCGCATGGAACAGGGCGATACCGTTTCCACGGAGATCCTCACCCAGCTTGCTCTAAAATTGCTGATCGATTTGCTCTTTTATGGCAGTCCGCAGGGCGTTCGACGGCTTTGGCTAACCTTGCTCGATCGCTCACTGCCCGCCTCTCCGAACTGA
- a CDS encoding response regulator transcription factor — MSDGESQAQAPLSERELQVIELVAAGLTNQDIAEKLEISKRTVDNHISNILTKTETENRVALVRWALQWGKVCLDEVNCCTLPPYNANGNGKSL, encoded by the coding sequence ATGTCAGACGGTGAATCTCAAGCACAAGCGCCGCTCTCGGAACGCGAGTTGCAGGTTATTGAATTAGTAGCCGCTGGCTTAACCAACCAAGACATCGCGGAAAAACTAGAAATCAGCAAGCGAACGGTTGATAACCATATCAGCAATATCCTGACCAAAACTGAAACCGAAAACCGCGTCGCCCTCGTTAGATGGGCGCTCCAATGGGGCAAAGTTTGCCTTGATGAAGTGAATTGCTGTACCCTGCCTCCTTACAATGCGAATGGAAACGGAAAATCGCTGTGA
- a CDS encoding DUF2997 domain-containing protein yields the protein METLEFIIYPDGRVQEKVTGIVGTSCEEVTTAIEAQLGRVMAQERTSEYFAQTVKPSETIKTQATYSDW from the coding sequence ATGGAAACCTTAGAGTTCATTATTTATCCAGATGGTCGAGTGCAAGAAAAAGTGACCGGAATCGTGGGAACCTCCTGCGAGGAAGTCACAACTGCGATCGAAGCGCAATTGGGTCGAGTGATGGCTCAAGAGCGCACCTCTGAATACTTTGCCCAGACGGTCAAACCCTCCGAAACCATTAAGACCCAAGCAACCTACAGCGATTGGTAA
- a CDS encoding phosphatidate cytidylyltransferase: MDSSWTHSLFGQIAIVLAWLSLVGVCAEIANRSTNSNELVRKVIHIGTGNVILIAWWLNTPLWLGVGASIVFSAITLLSYYVPILPNINSIGRKSFGTFFYAVSIGVLVAWFWTIAQPQFAAIGILVMTWGDGFAALIGQRFGKHSYHLWDMKKSWEGSGAMAIISASVCALILLGTIGNLWQIWLIALIVGLSAAALEAFSKFGIDNLTVPISSAAIAFFLTQNLLG, from the coding sequence GTGGATTCTAGCTGGACTCATTCTCTATTTGGGCAAATTGCGATCGTCCTTGCCTGGCTTTCGCTAGTCGGCGTGTGTGCCGAAATTGCCAATCGATCGACCAACAGTAACGAACTGGTTCGCAAGGTGATTCACATCGGCACAGGTAACGTCATTCTGATTGCCTGGTGGCTGAATACTCCGCTCTGGCTGGGTGTGGGAGCCTCAATCGTCTTTAGCGCGATCACACTGCTCTCCTATTACGTCCCAATCCTGCCTAATATCAACAGCATTGGGCGAAAAAGCTTTGGAACGTTCTTCTATGCCGTCAGTATTGGCGTTTTAGTCGCATGGTTCTGGACGATCGCTCAGCCACAATTTGCCGCGATCGGAATTCTTGTAATGACCTGGGGAGACGGATTCGCCGCATTGATCGGACAGCGCTTCGGCAAGCATTCCTATCACCTTTGGGATATGAAAAAAAGCTGGGAAGGATCTGGCGCAATGGCAATCATTAGCGCGTCCGTTTGTGCCTTAATTTTGCTAGGAACGATCGGTAATCTCTGGCAAATCTGGCTGATTGCGCTAATCGTAGGATTGAGTGCAGCCGCATTAGAAGCATTCTCGAAATTTGGCATTGATAACTTAACGGTGCCGATTTCGAGTGCAGCGATCGCGTTTTTCCTGACTCAGAACCTGCTCGGTTGA
- a CDS encoding Uma2 family endonuclease, with the protein MSVLLGWLIDPITHQIKIDRQEQPVETLQSPDILPGETVLPEFVLDLSRIFR; encoded by the coding sequence TTGAGTGTTCTGCTCGGCTGGCTAATCGATCCAATTACTCACCAAATCAAGATCGATCGTCAAGAGCAACCCGTAGAAACATTGCAAAGTCCCGACATTCTCCCAGGTGAAACCGTTCTACCAGAATTTGTTCTCGATCTCAGCCGCATTTTTCGCTGA
- a CDS encoding Uma2 family endonuclease, which yields MSALIINLRPTIDLTDDEFYEFCQQNPDLKLERTANGALIIMPPTGGESGYRNADLITDVSIWNRQTELGVVFDSSTVFKLPNGANRSPDVTWIEYDRWSRLTPEQQKKFPPIAPDFLIELRSETDALSDLQEKMQEYMDNGVRLGWLIDPQTKQVQIYRQGQPVEILQNPFTHSGETVLPGLVLDLSRIFR from the coding sequence ATGTCTGCACTAATCATCAATCTGCGTCCGACGATCGATCTCACCGACGATGAATTCTACGAATTCTGTCAGCAAAATCCAGATCTTAAGCTTGAGCGCACTGCGAACGGAGCATTAATTATCATGCCACCGACAGGAGGAGAATCAGGATACCGTAATGCAGACCTGATAACAGATGTCAGCATTTGGAATCGACAAACAGAATTGGGAGTTGTTTTTGATTCTTCAACGGTCTTCAAACTGCCGAATGGAGCTAATCGATCGCCCGATGTGACGTGGATTGAGTACGATCGCTGGAGTAGGTTAACGCCCGAACAACAAAAGAAATTTCCGCCGATCGCGCCTGACTTTTTGATCGAATTGAGATCCGAAACTGATGCTTTGAGCGATCTTCAGGAGAAAATGCAGGAATACATGGACAATGGAGTGCGGCTCGGTTGGCTGATTGATCCACAAACAAAACAAGTTCAAATCTACCGCCAAGGTCAACCCGTCGAAATCTTACAAAACCCATTCACGCACTCTGGTGAAACGGTCTTACCCGGACTTGTTCTCGATCTCAGCCGCATTTTTCGCTGA
- a CDS encoding segregation/condensation protein A yields MPVSLAQDAIALLIDLAERGEIDPWDVKVIDVIDRFLSELAPATGRELYEANLTQSGQAFLYASMLLLLKANTLAQVDTTPEIPEFPEGDEFLDSLELGQTALPLNLERQLRRRAVAQPPQRRRVTLKELIEQLQIIATALEEKEPRHRAKRTKIPRSEAVKAIAALAHEENLSEMAVAIEGFFADYWSEVAKGQDWIDFELVLEFWVALQERNNKIDPHHSENHERVGVFWALLLLSAQSKVELSQDEFYQELRVKSLVGLPMELAESVLLD; encoded by the coding sequence ATGCCAGTTTCTCTCGCTCAAGACGCGATCGCGCTTTTAATTGATTTAGCTGAACGCGGTGAAATTGATCCGTGGGATGTGAAGGTGATCGATGTGATCGATCGCTTTCTCAGTGAGCTTGCCCCGGCGACCGGACGAGAACTCTACGAAGCGAATCTCACCCAGTCGGGGCAAGCATTTCTCTATGCGTCGATGCTGCTCTTGCTCAAAGCCAACACTTTAGCGCAAGTAGACACCACGCCAGAGATTCCAGAGTTTCCCGAAGGTGACGAATTTCTCGATTCTTTAGAGTTGGGTCAAACGGCTTTGCCGCTCAATTTGGAGCGCCAGTTACGCCGCAGAGCCGTCGCCCAACCTCCTCAACGGCGGCGCGTCACCCTCAAAGAACTCATCGAACAACTGCAAATTATTGCCACTGCGCTGGAAGAAAAAGAGCCGCGCCATCGAGCGAAGCGCACCAAGATTCCGAGATCAGAAGCCGTCAAAGCGATCGCCGCACTCGCCCACGAAGAGAATTTGTCAGAAATGGCGGTAGCGATCGAGGGCTTTTTTGCCGATTACTGGTCGGAAGTTGCTAAAGGGCAAGACTGGATTGATTTTGAACTGGTTTTAGAATTCTGGGTGGCACTGCAAGAGCGCAACAATAAGATCGATCCACATCATTCGGAGAATCATGAGCGCGTGGGTGTCTTTTGGGCGTTATTGCTGCTTTCCGCCCAATCAAAAGTGGAATTATCGCAGGATGAGTTCTATCAAGAATTGCGAGTGAAATCGCTGGTCGGCTTACCAATGGAGCTTGCAGAAAGCGTCTTACTGGATTAG